The DNA region TTTAGGCTTTGATGTTTCCAGAGAAGCCTGGGAGTGCTATACTTGAAAAATGCTCATTGTTGAGCTTGTTTACACTCTTGCAGTAGTGTGAGTGGCAATTCATTATGTGTGTGTGAGCAGCCTGAGTGGActgactcaatgaagcatttcgaAAAGATAAgtgccgtaatttccggactataagccgctacttttccccctgATTTTGcatcctgtggtttatagtctagtgcggcttagttgttgatttatttgtgttaataggtaacactttatttgacagcagcatcataagacagtcataattatgacatgacactatcatgggcattactgaatgcttatgacagatgtcattaagtgtcacccagcatattatgtcactaactccagctcagatcttttacattcattcaaaagtgagataatttgccggataacactaaatgacatctgttataagcattcattaatgctcatgacagtgtcataattatgattgtctaatgacagtcttgtggcgccactgtcaaataaagtgttaccaaatgtcataactagcaaataatgaaactggaacagtaactgaagaaatatttagcacagaagatgaattttgattgttatttacatctttagtgctgcaatgcatgcttggaggcatgttggacaacagcagtgttgacagcaggtagcagcagaggttgactgtctaccccaagagagcagtgatggctaagtgaagcttcttgaagcaaatgAAGCTTTGCCGCTAATTGGTTTAACACTTCAAggttgttcatttggtcttatgacatcctctgatgccactgtcaaataaggtgttttgggttaatatcttttggtgtaaatatcccataatacagtgaggacagctgcggcccatagtccagtgcagcttatttataAACAAgtgctgttttcatgtcaaatttgttgggtggcggcttatagagaGGTTCGCCTTTATAGTGCGAAAAGTACGGTACTTTTCTATGTTGttcccaggggtcgcgttaaccggatattttccgtcgttgaccggttttttaaaacggtgacggaaaaaactgacgtccgtccgtcattttgacaggttgtaattcacaccccagaccacagggtggcgagttagcatattaattagctattgtctctcttaatgcatgacgtcgttggctcttctgtcagaatattgtagcgtcaccggggtctggcggcggcaccgtgattgacacatcaacgcgaggttcttattggtgcacccggtgtgccagcgcgtcatccaattgatggacaagattgccgcccaatcacatgacgtcacaactccgcccccctgactggaaccgccatattgtgtgtcagctgttcatgtttacacattaccgctacgtacatgcctcctattacggcgtgtttttctgctcgttaatattaataatcaaaatggtgaaggcgtgtgtggcggttggttgctgtaacagaaaagatagacggagagacttgaagttctaccgtattctgagagacccgaggatgagagcgagatggactgctgtaattcgacaagaaatctgggcaccaaacgatcaccacagactatgtagtagtcattttatatctggtaagatgcatttaatatatatttagaagattttgagctgacaaccacaattaagatcattgtgtgacgttggtgattggggtctatatcgttgcctctttttctttgggggtgttttttcgccgccaagcaagcgttacaatattaattaaaaatgaatgaaaacaatactattgaatatgtcatcattatcattttaaaaattgaagtgaccggtaaaaatagactatgaccggatttttatgaccctgtcagtcaaaatgacagacaacgaaaatgtctagcgcaacctctggttgttcctgtttaaaaaaaataataattcagtgggacattaacatgtttaaaactttttttttaacaaattttatttcggtatcggattgggacTCGATATGAAATATGAAGGGTTTGTAATATTTATAATGGTTCTATTTTGCATAGGAACAGTTGCtgtaagtaaaaataaaaaaagaatgtcaAATGGTATGTAGTTTAAACGGAGATACATGCCTCTGCTTTTTTATGAATTTTAAAAGGTAATATGTTGCTATAGacactacccaccgacgtcataaaaccacgtgctcgctgtatggttccgcccacttgtccgtcattttgtctctgtattagcattggtttcaattgatcgaggaatttaaaatgcatttcatggaagacccggtgctttctgatgccgtaaactcactggatgtgttgcataaaaggagttatgtggaaaagcttcgttctatacagtcgccagatccatatttgatgcccaaatcgatgtttttcgacccactgtcttcgccctgtctgcctgacatctgctacgctgatatttacaattatcttgtccacacaaaatcagcctattctcacgaaaatttgaaaaacttcaagagcttggaggcttataaatacttcgttgctggttgggtgaaacaggtcctcgtccacgaaaattcggcaggaatctatcttgtgcttggaaaggtgagttacgaaattttcaattcaaaatcttttgttattgctaacatccactgtcaagtctaatgtatttcatgtcgtttgtcaatggagttaaggcttttaatgtttatatggtttagcgatagcactctcactacatacatacgtgtatgttgtcggcgattagcctagaaatgatcttaattgtggttatttgtcagcccaaaaccctctaagtatatcttaaatgtatcttaccggatataaaatgactactacatagtctgtggtgattttttggtgcccagttttcacgtcgaattgcagccgtccatttcgctctcctctttggatccctcggaatacggtaaaacttcaagtctctccttccatcttctctgttagtgcaaccaacagccacacacgccttcaccattttgattattaatgttaaggagcagaaaaacacgccgtaaataggaagaATGTACGTAGCCATAATAAGTTAAcactgttttgacggacaattgggcggtaccattcaggagagcggagttgtgacgtcacgtgggtagggtctatagttgaAGTATCAGATTGCCACACAGGTATCGGGGATACAGATCGGATCATGACAAAAGCGGATCCTCCTAGCCCTAATAGctaattactttgtttagtAATGCGCATGAGGTATGAATGACATTTGGGCTAGCGGCTAACTAGTGAAACTATAATGGTGACAGTGGCCAGCAACAGCGGggaaagtttttaaaaaggaaatGTGCTAACTCGGAACTGTACACTGGACAAAACTCATTGAATGGCGGTCAAAAGGAAGCAAAGACTATTTCCTCATGGAGAGTCTGGTCTGAGGAATAAGCAGAACTTTCATTgggacaatgttgtggcattagcagtgcagtGACTGTGACATTGTCAGTGGTGTGCAGCATGTCAGAAAAATGTGTTGTATTTACTATTCAAAACGGGACTTTATATTGTTAATATAGGCAACAGAAAttaatttttacattattttggtGGTTTGCCATGTGATTTTCTAATTGAAAAAAGGGGGCTcgtaaaaggttgaaaaacactggtgtaAGCAGATCTATTAAAGTCCATGCATCGGAGTGCCTCCAGCTTGCCAAGCAGAGCCTTTTTTATGCTTTTTGGCGGGACTTGGTAGTCCTGAGATGTCCATGGTGTGCTGCGGAGCATCTCTATGTGGCCCAATATTGATCCGCTATTATTACCgtgttggcccgaatataagacggccctgattataagacgaccccctctttttcaagactcaagtttggggaaaaaagactttttttacaccaaatttttaaacagaaaataattacagtacatctgaaacaaatgattataacaatatatgtgagagaaaaagcatgctgttttgcctcattcaaatcttaatatctgaacatttaaatgtgtaaactaaagtgcaatcacattcgtaaatgaatggcttctggttttttaaatgtaaataaaccaatctattgtgataaaacgagaaaattgcaataactgcattaaccatcaaagtgaagtctaactgtaactgtagtcttgaaacaaatctgaataaggaaaaacattgcaataaaataatgcacactggttaaacttgagagtagctgagatccgtcatgacagaacatcgcttcaatgatatctggcgccatctagcgtcgtgaatggggataacgtctagaccgcgaatatgacgacccccgctttttcagtcttatttcaatgcaaaaaacaccgtcttatattcgggccaatacggtacaaatCAACGATAACTAATCCCGTGCAAACGCGAAACTAAACATGAAACCAAACTCCCTGACAAATTTTCCTCCCAGCAGCAGACATTTGTGTTAACAGCAGTGAGACTTTGGTTAATTTTTGAAGCTTTACAGCACGTTCAACATCAGTACAAACAGCAGCAGGAAGAGTCCTTCACACACACTTGCGGTgcctaaaaagaaaaaacatggtGGAATTGCATcacttttaacaaaaaaaaaggcaaaaaataaaacatacctCTGCATGTGACCACCTCTACCTCCACGGTCACATTCTTTTGTCCAAAAAGTCCTGTAGCCAGCACTGTGTATTTCCCCGCGTGCGCTCTCGTGGAGTGGGTGGGCGGGATCACCCGGCGGCCATCTTTGAGCCAGATGACCGACGGTTCAGGATTTCCTCGAACATCGCAGTGCAGACTTTCGCCCATCTTTACTCGGAGCTTTGTGGGGCAAAGCAGTTGTGGACCAACTGTGGGTGGATTTAGTTTTCccaattttaactcattgatgACAATAGACATCAAATCTAATTGACCTGTGAATGTTTTAGTTCACTTACAGAGGACAGTCGTTGCGACTTTTTCCGACACGACTGTTACAGGTTTCTTCGTTGTCATCAGCTGCAGTTGTAGTTCAGCCTCACaccaatagttggcgccatcGTCTTCCCTCATTGCCACGATGTTTAACGGGAAGATCTCAGTCACTGGTGTCTTATCAGTCACATTTGAACGTAATCGAGCCAGTCGGGTTTGGTTTCGGTAGAAAGTCACGACGAGGTTCCTCGACGGTGCGACATCGTGGACGGTGCAATGTAGAGTGTACTGATTGTGCTCTAAGAGTGAGCCCGTGTGGTTCGCGAAGCTGAGGGATACACTGTCTGGAGGTTCTGATTTTAAAAAAGTGGCAAAGGATTGAAGAGACTGCTTCAAGTTTTCAATCTACAAAACCTAACACTTACTGTAAACGAGGACAGGAAGAGGACGGTGACACGGTCCTCCAAGATCTGACACGGCATAACACATGGGGGAAATGCTCCATTCGCTCATGTGATCCACTTTCCAGACTAGAAAGCTATCCATGGTGGGCTCTGGAGCAAGCTGAAGATCACATACGTCAAACTGTAAGGCAGGGTTACCCAACTCTGGTTCTTGAGAGAATTCCTGCTTAGGTGGTGCTTCTCTAGATTTAGGTTCAGTCTCAAGGACAAGTACATTAACTCAAAAGCGGGCGTGATTTACTATTGTGTGGATTATTAAACACTTGAAGTTGGACGTAAAAGCAATTTTGGAATGACCAACATATAGTTTACTTGCTCTCACCAGTGTGACCTCCCATCCTAGCAGAGAAAAGCCCTTCATCGGCACAGAGCAGTTGACTTTGACTGGATCTCCAAACCTAAACAAGACGACTTTTACGTGGATGGTGCCATTGGTTTCAGTGTATGTTGTTTCCAattgagtcaattttttttttcatagggtGCCATTTCGACCTAACAGAGTGAGTGGACACTAACAGTTAGAATattttgtgctaaagttagccCTCAAACTAGCTTTGCTAGCATAATAGCTAGCATGACTTTGGATACATGATGAGAAAtctataattttacaaataaaccttttgaaatgaTTCAATTTATTTTAGCTATGGACTTCATAAAAAGTGTAAAATCTTTTTAaaggaggtaaaaaaaaaaaaaatgcctaccACAGTTGGATTTCCCGCCACTGGTGTGATGTTATCGCAGAAGAGTGATGTcattaatgaatggggaaatttcTTAAAGGTACAGCAACACAACTTTCAGTAGGCAGTgaccattttgttttttttttgtttttgtttttttaatgtgttgttTTCAAAATGATTACACGAATAAAATAGTTTATCCAGGAcaataaaatcattttttttaatctacttatagtagtcattttatatactAAATTTGAATGAAATACACTgaaccagaacccgctgcgataagtgaaaaatcacGAAGTAGCGcccgcccccccaaaaataaaaaaattaaaattagtgagttttcattgtatttattcagaattaGCATtgtaaagagatacatataagacatgttttttcactttttttccccccaaagtattaaaaaaaaacaacttttatgtatagatatatttcaataaatggttttaggtcaggggtccccaaactttttcctgtgagggccacataaattttcccttctctgatgaggggccaggtcagtttgtaacagaaaaaaaattaacgattgcaggagtgcctaaatgtaaaaatttattgtttttcagaaagccacaatcaaatagccctttctggattcttcaaggaacaaaagtaaataaaataataataataataatataataaatataataaaataataacactattaattcaatagataataaccaaataaccctctctgggttcttcacagaaaaaagccaggaaataaataacattattggaagaaaaaaaaaaattgttcagggggccggaccaatttGGAGGCTGGCCGTATCTGGCCCGcgagccgtagtttggggacccctgttttaagcacttcatgtAATAATTGTAAgtcttaaacatgttactgtcccacagagtaatttttaaacaagaacaaagtagaaaaatgcttgtctttattaaaaatgcttcattgagtgagtccactcaaatccgctcaagctgctcacttacatgcagtgagttgccacagcaactgtttaacaagttaaacgatgattgacgcatgcggcgctttgaggtttcggcttccaagcatcaCTAGCaaaatcaaaccttaacgtcagtcaatcattgttaactccagtgcactgcccgaCCAAGGAAAGTAGCAGgaaggagagtgagactatgtgatcggatcaggacagctcatctgtgtcTATtcatatttaattgaaaaaaaaaagaatccgcgatggactaagggcgcaaagtttgaagcacgaagggatcactgtatagcaAAGTTCTATAACAACTAAAGAtgtcatcccgatcgatcgggtccgattatgtcattttcaaagtatcggaatcggcaaaaaaatatcggacatgcctttttttaatatatacagtggggagaacaaatatttgatacactggcagtgtatcaaatatttgttctccccactgtatatattttttaattaaatcattttctaattgtatttaacgttacagacaaaatgtcttgcattcatccagagtctttagttttggcttaaagtagggctatcaaatttaccgcgtaaacggcggtaattaatttttttttaattaatcacgtgaaaatatttaatgcaattaacgcaggcGTTgctcgacccactcacgcattgtcgagtTCAATCTattatggcgccgttttacctatatatacagctaacaggcagcgtaaaatgagtagagagtatTTTGGCAGTGTTtagagcctctttttaattggctaaagccttaaactccctctctcaacaattagaaatatcgtgggaggcaatgtggggaagaacagaagtggttgatcttttccttaacaccctatgttacttcccaacgcagagaagatatatcaattggtgccactacgcacagtcatggttgcacttcccatcatgcatttgggcagaacagttatatggctacaatatcatttactgaaagctcaacaaatacactagatggcaatatttagtcacaatatacaaagtcacatttaagaattacaagtctttctatccgtggatccctctcacagaaagaatgttaacaatgtaaatgccatcttgaggatttattgtcataataaacaaatacagtacttatgtactgtatgttgaatgtatatattcatctgagttttattcattttttttttcttaatgcattgccaaaatatatatgatcgggaaaaattatcgggaattattggaattggatcgggagcaaaaaaaaaagcaatcggatcgggaaatatcgggatcggcagatactcaaactaaaacgatcgggatcggatcgggagcaaaaaaacatgatcggaacaaccctaaaataACAACCTTTTACCAgaagtcaatttaaaaaaatacagaacttaGGAGCCCTTGAATTTATAATAGATAGCAttgaaaatacacaaaaatgtaagtTGAATGGCTATTTGTCCAACTGTAGTGAAAATACAGCTTAATTTATATCATGGACACAAATGGCACCCTATAAAAAGAAACTTGAGCCAATTCGGAGTCGTGCCCTACCTGACCACCAGGCTGGATGGAGACAAGGTGAGAGGGCAGAGGGCGCTTTCCGACAAATCTATCCAGTCTGCGGACGGCAAGATTGTTGGATATGGAGAAGGGATTTGGGAGGTGAGCAGAGGAGCAGATGTGTGCGTGGAAAGCGGAGATGAGGTAGCTAAAAAGGAGAAGAATTgagaaatgattttaaaaaaaacatttcggtTGATGTGAAATGCTGTGTgtgattctttttttgttttggctgaGTCATTGTTATACAAGGCAGACAAAGGTCAATAGAATTTTGCCATCTCGTGAAATCAGACTCTTTTTAGATGATCTATTGTGTACCATTGTTTTATTGCAGGCTGAATCCACCCAATGTGTTCCTTTGAGGAAGGAAGGACACCCTGCCCAACTCCAAAGAACTGGCTCCTCTTTTCTACCACCATTGTTCAACTGGACCCCGAGCGCCTTCTCCTTCCTCGTACTCAGGCGCGGCGCCTGCTTGGGAGGGATTTTCTATGTGCGTGGCTCAAGTTTTCCTATGGTTCATAGTTTTTAATTCGTTTTAATTACCATAACTTGCAaattataagccactactttttcccgTCATTTTTAATCCTAcgttttatagtccagtgcggtttatttattgatttattttgtctaaattagggctgtcaaatgattacaatttttaatcgagttaattacaggttaaaaattaatcgtaattcaaaccatctataaaatatgccatatttttctgtaaatgattgttggaatggaaagataagacacaaaatggatatatacattcaacatacggtacataagtactgtatttgtttattataacaataaatcaacaagatggcattaccattattaacattctgttcaagcgatccatggatagaaagacttttagttcttaaaagataaatgttagtacaagttaatagaaattttatattaaaacccctcaatgttttcgttttaataaaatttgtaaaattttcaatcaaaaaataaactagtagcccgccattgttgatgtcaataattacttacacaatgctcatgggtgctgaagcctataaaatcagtcgcaaccaagcgccagcagagggcgacaaaactccgaaaaacacaacaagtacacatttcgctgtgctgtcattttaatctgtttgagcggggaatTTGTGtgttaactgcgtcaaatattttaacgtgattaatttaaaaaattaattaccgcccgttaacgcgataattttgacagccctagtataaatatatatatatatatatatatatatacctgtatatatacagtatatatacatactgtatactatatatatatatatacagcataataggtgacacattatttgacagcggtgtcattagactgccataagaccatcatcatTGTGACATGACAATATCACTGTATCattgatgaatgcttatgacggatgtcattgagTGTCATCAAGTAAATAATGtccctaactccatttatgtccagctcggatatttttacatccattcaaaagtgagataatttgccggatgacacaaaatgacatctgtcattaacattcattaatgctcatggctgtgtcatgtcataattataacagtcttatgacagtcgtatggcaccactgtcaaataaagtgttaccaaataccgtaactagcaattaatgaaacaactagaacagcaactgaagaaataattagcacagaacatgaattttgattgttatttacatctgtagcactgcaatgcatgccaggaggcatgttggacaataacagtgttgacagcaggtggcagcagaagttcactgtctcccccaagacaacagggccaaatgaagcttcttgaagcaaattaatcgacaactattttgataaacaattaattgtttaggaccttcttcaccttgAACTTGtcgaaattcttgaaattataccTGAAATATAAGTTCTCTGTGGTAacgatttcttcattatatttttgttaagtcaaagtaggacatgaacaacaatctgcttttactttggaaaacaacaattcatatttttgccaattttcaggCATTTTACTATGTATACAAGATCCTTAATTAGGCTGCAACAACTtgacggtggttcatttggtcttatgacggtcttatgatgccgctgtcaaaataaaagtgtttttggataatatcttttggtgtaaatatcccataataaagtgaggacagctgtggcttatagtccaatgcgacgtatctatgaacaaatgccattttcgtgtcaaatttagagggtggcggcttatagtcgggcCCGTCttgtatagtgcgaaaatttacTTAGCCATTACTTTAAGCTGTTTCAGTCATGACTTttacttttggggaaaaaaatgccaccaaTTTTGTCTGGGGATGGCACTAAGAACACAACTGAAATTTGGAGTTGTCTGATCATGATTTTTGTAACCAATGtcgcgatattgtccaactcccaaaatccgataccgatatatgcagtcGTGAATTTACCATAGTATGGCTAATAGTATTGTGATGCCTAATTGGATGCGTTAATGATGATAATGCTCACATGGAAAattccaagcatcttagtttggagacatcttatagtcgataagcataactgctgtgctaagctgtgaccagtccttgtacaaaggcagatggCTTCTAcagtcactttgaaggcaacatgcatattggccttaAACCGAtgatgaaaaaccgatgtcgatagggctgcaactaaggaTTATTTTCGTAATCGATTAATtatttaaacgattaatcggataaatgtaccgtaattttcggactataagccgttacTTTTCCCCCTGATTTTGCATCCtgtggcttacagtccagtgcggcttatttgttgatttatttgggttaatacaataggtaacactttatttgacagaggcgttataagactgtcataagactatcataattatgaaatgacactatcatgggcattactgaaggcCTTTAACAGATGTCCttcagtgttatccggcaaattatgtcaccaactctatttatgtccagcttggatcttttacatccattcaaaagtgagataatttgctggatgacactaaatgacatctgttaaaggccttcagtaatgcccaagatagtgtcatttcataattatgatagtcttatgacagtcttataacgccgctgtcaaataaagtgttacctgctgtataacattcattaatgctcatgacagtgtcatgtcataattatgattgtcttaatgCACctgtgtcaaataaagtgctaccaaataccgtaactatcaattaatgaaacaactggaacagtaactgaagaaataattagcgcagAACATAAAATttggttatttacatctgtagtgctgcaatgcatgctaggaggcatgtaggacgacaacagtgttgacagcaggaggttgactgtctcccagagtgatggccaaatgaagcttcttgaagcaatgaagctttgcagctaattggttcaaagcttcatggtgattcatttggtttcatgacagtcttatgatgccgctgtcaaataaagtgttaccggttaatatcttttggtgtaaatatcccataatacagggaggacagctgcggcttatagtccagtggggtTTATCTATAAAcacatgccgtttttgtgtcaaatttggtgggtggtggcttatagtcaggtgtgccttatagtccgaaaattacagtaacttttttcaattaccttgacAAATTGAAgtcgttttaggcatgttgtaagtaacaagacaaaatggatgacgatttccttcaaaaataatatttatcaCAGCTTCCTGATCTAACAGTAGTCTACAACtttatcgattatcaaattcattggcaactaatttattaaacgattaccgtattttcagactataagccgctacttttttctcgcCGTTTCTACTCTgcttatttatggattttaattatttatttatttatttatttttacaagcaagcttcatattttcttgtttaaaaaataataaaattggaCAACTAgacatattttaaaagaatGTCTTTCCAAATTTTGCAATGACATAGCTCTCAGCCTCTACACTACCACCGATAAAGCGTGGCAGAAGCTTGTCAGACTTACTCAAAAACTCAGGATTTATAGATGTAAATGGCTCCATCTGGTACTATATGCTACTACAAAAgaacagttttaaatgga from Corythoichthys intestinalis isolate RoL2023-P3 chromosome 8, ASM3026506v1, whole genome shotgun sequence includes:
- the LOC130919910 gene encoding MAM domain-containing glycosylphosphatidylinositol anchor protein 1-like, which encodes MCASRWIKVTLLLHLFCSATSSPLSTHTSAPLLTSQIPSPYPTILPSADWIDLSESALCPLTLSPSSLVVRFGDPVKVNCSVPMKGFSLLGWEVTLLAPEPTMDSFLVWKVDHMSEWSISPMCYAVSDLGGPCHRPLPVLVYKPPDSVSLSFANHTGSLLEHNQYTLHCTVHDVAPSRNLVVTFYRNQTRLARLRSNVTDKTPVTEIFPLNIVAMREDDGANYWCEAELQLQLMTTKKPVTVVSEKVATTVLFGPQLLCPTKLRVKMGESLHCDVRGNPEPSVIWLKDGRRVIPPTHSTRAHAGKYTVLATGLFGQKNVTVEVEVVTCRGTASVCEGLFLLLFVLMLNVL